One Cervus canadensis isolate Bull #8, Minnesota chromosome 31, ASM1932006v1, whole genome shotgun sequence genomic region harbors:
- the CNOT7 gene encoding CCR4-NOT transcription complex subunit 7 isoform X1 → MPAATVDHSQRICEVWACNLDEEMKKIRQVIRKYNYVAMDTEFPGVVARPIGEFRSNADYQYQLLRCNVDLLKIIQLGLTFMNEQGEYPPGTSTWQFNFKFNLTEDMYAQDSIELLTTSGIQFKKHEEEGIETQYFAELLMTSGVVLCEGVKWLSFHSGYDFGYLIKILTNSNLPEEELDFFEILRLFFPVIYDVKYLMKSCKNLKGGLQEVAEQLELERIGPQHQAGSDSLLTGMAFFKMREMFFEDHIDDAKYCGHLYGLGSGSSYVQNGTGNAYEEEASKQS, encoded by the exons ATGCCAGCAGCAACTGTAGATCATAGCCAAAGAATTTGTGAAGTTTGGGCTTGCAACCTGGatgaagagatgaagaaaattcGTCAAGTTATCCGAAAATATAATTACGTTGCTATG GACACCGAGTTTCCAGGCGTGGTTGCAAGACCCATTGGAGAATTCAGGAGCAATGCTGACTATCAGTACCAACTGTTGCGGTGTAATGTAGACTTGTTAAAGATAATTCAGCTAGGACTGACATTTATGAATGAACAAGGAGAATACCCACCAGGAACTTCAACTTGGCAGtttaactttaaatttaatttgac GGAGGATATGTATGCCCAAGACTCTATAGAGCTGCTCACAACATCTGGTATCCAGTTTAAAAAACATGAGGAGGAAGGAATTGAGACCCAGTACTTTGCAGAACTTCTTATGACATCAGGAGTAGTCCTCTGTGAAGGGGTCAAATGGTTATCATTTCATAG TGGTTATGACTTTGGCTACTTAATCAAAATCCTGACCAACTCTAACTTGCCTGAAGAAGAACTTGACTTCTTTGAGATCCTTCGATTGTTTTTTCCTGTCATTTATGATGTGAAGTACCTCATGAAGAGCTGCAAAAATCTCAAA ggtGGTTTACAGGAAGTTGCTGAACAGTTAGAGCTGGAACGGATAGGACCACAGCATCAGGCAGGATCTGACTCATTGCTCACAGGAATGGCCTTTTTCAAAATGAGAGAA ATGTTCTTTGAAGATCATATTGATGATGCCAAATATTGTGGTCATTTGTATGGCCTTGGTTCTGGTTCATCCTATGTACAGAATGGCACAGGGAATGCATATGAAGAGGAAGCCAGCAAGCAGTCATGA
- the CNOT7 gene encoding CCR4-NOT transcription complex subunit 7 isoform X2, which produces MPAATVDHSQRICEVWACNLDEEMKKIRQVIRKYNYVAMDTEFPGVVARPIGEFRSNADYQYQLLRCNVDLLKIIQLGLTFMNEQGEYPPGTSTWQFNFKFNLTGYDFGYLIKILTNSNLPEEELDFFEILRLFFPVIYDVKYLMKSCKNLKGGLQEVAEQLELERIGPQHQAGSDSLLTGMAFFKMREMFFEDHIDDAKYCGHLYGLGSGSSYVQNGTGNAYEEEASKQS; this is translated from the exons ATGCCAGCAGCAACTGTAGATCATAGCCAAAGAATTTGTGAAGTTTGGGCTTGCAACCTGGatgaagagatgaagaaaattcGTCAAGTTATCCGAAAATATAATTACGTTGCTATG GACACCGAGTTTCCAGGCGTGGTTGCAAGACCCATTGGAGAATTCAGGAGCAATGCTGACTATCAGTACCAACTGTTGCGGTGTAATGTAGACTTGTTAAAGATAATTCAGCTAGGACTGACATTTATGAATGAACAAGGAGAATACCCACCAGGAACTTCAACTTGGCAGtttaactttaaatttaatttgac TGGTTATGACTTTGGCTACTTAATCAAAATCCTGACCAACTCTAACTTGCCTGAAGAAGAACTTGACTTCTTTGAGATCCTTCGATTGTTTTTTCCTGTCATTTATGATGTGAAGTACCTCATGAAGAGCTGCAAAAATCTCAAA ggtGGTTTACAGGAAGTTGCTGAACAGTTAGAGCTGGAACGGATAGGACCACAGCATCAGGCAGGATCTGACTCATTGCTCACAGGAATGGCCTTTTTCAAAATGAGAGAA ATGTTCTTTGAAGATCATATTGATGATGCCAAATATTGTGGTCATTTGTATGGCCTTGGTTCTGGTTCATCCTATGTACAGAATGGCACAGGGAATGCATATGAAGAGGAAGCCAGCAAGCAGTCATGA